One part of the Sphingobacterium sp. LZ7M1 genome encodes these proteins:
- the ubiE gene encoding bifunctional demethylmenaquinone methyltransferase/2-methoxy-6-polyprenyl-1,4-benzoquinol methylase UbiE encodes MSDNKIILPDQASQEQKHVQVRKMFNSISGNYDKLNKVITFGMEKGWKKNVYNLVAAKSPNKILDIATGTGDMLLLFANSKASEIIGTDISEGMLAVAEEKVKQLGLENRIKLDQQDAENLAFPDNNFDAISITYGIRNFENLDKCLQEIYRVTAAGGQLIVLETSVPQNFILKSGHLIYTKWVMPLLSRMFSKDKTAYKYLSKSALNFPYGEELKKRFEQAGFTDVKIMPQFFGASTIYQGIKK; translated from the coding sequence ATGAGCGACAACAAGATTATTCTTCCAGATCAGGCTTCTCAAGAGCAAAAACATGTACAGGTGAGAAAAATGTTCAATTCCATTTCCGGGAATTACGACAAACTCAACAAGGTCATTACTTTTGGCATGGAAAAAGGTTGGAAGAAAAATGTCTACAATCTTGTCGCAGCAAAAAGTCCCAATAAAATCTTGGACATTGCAACCGGAACCGGCGACATGCTCCTGCTTTTCGCAAATAGCAAAGCCTCGGAAATTATCGGAACGGATATTTCAGAAGGCATGCTGGCCGTAGCGGAAGAAAAAGTAAAACAATTGGGACTGGAAAACAGAATTAAACTAGATCAGCAAGACGCAGAGAACCTTGCCTTTCCAGACAATAATTTTGATGCCATCAGTATTACCTATGGAATCCGAAACTTTGAAAACCTGGACAAGTGCCTACAAGAGATATATCGTGTAACAGCAGCAGGTGGTCAACTTATCGTCCTTGAAACCTCCGTACCTCAAAATTTTATCCTGAAGTCAGGCCATTTAATCTATACCAAATGGGTAATGCCTTTATTGAGCCGTATGTTTAGCAAGGACAAAACCGCCTATAAATACCTTTCAAAATCCGCATTAAACTTCCCGTATGGCGAGGAACTAAAAAAACGCTTCGAACAAGCCGGATTCACCGACGTAAAGATAATGCCTCAATTTTTCGGTGCCTCAACCATTTACCAAGGAATAAAGAAATAA
- a CDS encoding SusD/RagB family nutrient-binding outer membrane lipoprotein, which produces MKQKILLAVLATSLVLSGCKDSFFDINTNPNRPTIASVTPQYILPMVLKQTATRMGTQYSFAASWTGYYGRGASYGPSLPLENYSITPAFQQAQWANSSTTWFDVLNDAELMAQKAEETNETFFLGVSKVIKAIGFMYLVDMYNNVPYKDALKGDANIAPTYEKGQDIYADLLVQLEEARQIFKANPEISDATATADVLFGGDLTMWRKLANTQSLKLLIHQSEFAQNPTAEIAKITADGSGFIEAGNSANLTLSFANNDGQVNPVYMSYVADQSGIETDAFNRVSAYLLDRYVSNNDIRYQYLFDKADDPVDPTIEYVGAIFGGPTVQGLYSANQSRVVGPGIVSSGSDPMWFFTSVESLFLQAEATQRGWLTGNAKTTYENAVSESFKWLNVSNAQTEADDLLAASANWDNAANKLELIINQKYLSLPSINNFEAWVDYRRLGFPTDVPLSANPNIQGRKIPLRLMYPQSEYSYNNANVTAQGDIDPQTSKIFWDVN; this is translated from the coding sequence ATGAAACAAAAAATATTATTGGCAGTACTAGCAACTTCTTTAGTACTGTCGGGTTGTAAAGATAGTTTCTTTGATATCAACACCAACCCAAACAGACCTACGATTGCCTCTGTCACTCCTCAGTACATCTTACCGATGGTATTGAAGCAGACAGCAACAAGAATGGGAACTCAATACTCCTTTGCAGCCTCATGGACCGGATATTATGGTCGCGGTGCTAGTTATGGACCAAGTTTACCTTTGGAAAACTACAGTATCACACCTGCATTTCAGCAAGCTCAATGGGCTAATAGTTCAACCACTTGGTTTGATGTCCTAAACGACGCCGAATTAATGGCTCAAAAAGCGGAAGAAACCAATGAAACATTTTTCTTAGGTGTATCCAAGGTAATTAAGGCTATTGGTTTTATGTACCTTGTTGATATGTACAATAACGTTCCTTATAAAGACGCATTAAAAGGAGATGCAAATATTGCTCCCACATATGAAAAGGGACAAGACATCTATGCGGATTTACTTGTACAACTTGAGGAAGCAAGACAAATTTTCAAGGCTAACCCCGAAATTTCAGATGCAACAGCGACAGCAGATGTCCTTTTTGGAGGCGATTTAACCATGTGGAGAAAGCTGGCAAATACCCAATCCCTTAAATTATTGATCCACCAATCAGAGTTTGCTCAAAACCCTACTGCTGAAATTGCAAAAATTACGGCTGATGGCAGCGGATTTATTGAAGCCGGTAATTCAGCCAATTTAACCTTGAGCTTTGCCAATAACGACGGCCAAGTAAACCCTGTCTATATGTCTTATGTAGCAGATCAAAGTGGAATTGAAACAGACGCATTCAATAGAGTAAGTGCATATTTATTAGATAGATATGTATCAAATAATGATATCCGTTATCAATACCTTTTCGATAAGGCTGATGATCCTGTAGATCCTACCATTGAATATGTAGGTGCAATTTTTGGCGGACCAACCGTTCAAGGATTGTATTCTGCGAACCAATCTAGAGTAGTTGGACCAGGTATCGTTTCTTCTGGTTCTGACCCAATGTGGTTCTTTACATCTGTGGAGAGCTTATTCCTTCAAGCAGAAGCAACTCAACGCGGCTGGCTAACTGGAAACGCTAAAACTACATATGAAAACGCCGTATCGGAATCCTTCAAATGGCTAAACGTCAGCAATGCACAAACAGAAGCAGACGACCTTCTTGCGGCTTCAGCTAATTGGGATAATGCAGCCAACAAATTGGAATTGATCATTAACCAAAAATATCTATCCCTTCCTAGTATCAACAACTTCGAAGCTTGGGTAGATTACAGAAGATTGGGATTCCCTACTGACGTTCCTCTATCTGCTAATCCTAATATTCAAGGACGTAAGATCCCGCTTCGTTTGATGTATCCTCAAAGTGAATACAGCTACAACAATGCAAATGTAACTGCTCAAGGAGACATCGATCCACAGACCAGCAAAATTTTCTGGGACGTGAATTAA
- a CDS encoding EamA family transporter produces MWIFYALLSALFAALTAIFAKIGVTQINSNLATAIRTVIVLFLIWSIVLVKGELKEIANISKQNILFLILSGIGTGLSWIFYFKALQIGNVSQVAAIDKLSVAITIILSIIFLKEALTMKTAIGAGLIILGTLVLTMK; encoded by the coding sequence ATGTGGATCTTTTATGCATTACTTTCGGCCTTATTTGCAGCATTGACTGCTATTTTCGCAAAAATCGGAGTCACTCAAATCAATTCCAACCTAGCAACAGCTATTCGAACTGTCATTGTATTATTTCTGATCTGGAGCATCGTGTTAGTCAAAGGGGAGCTGAAAGAAATTGCAAATATCTCAAAGCAGAACATCTTATTTTTAATCTTATCAGGTATTGGAACCGGACTATCCTGGATATTCTATTTCAAAGCCCTGCAGATCGGCAATGTGTCTCAAGTTGCTGCAATTGATAAATTAAGCGTAGCCATTACTATTATCCTATCCATTATCTTCTTAAAAGAAGCACTCACAATGAAAACTGCAATTGGGGCCGGGCTAATTATCTTAGGCACCTTGGTTCTTACCATGAAATAG
- a CDS encoding Na+/H+ antiporter: protein MHTLLPFILVLILLIVFLTIFANQLKIAYPILLVLAGLAISFVPGLPLLKIDPDLIFFVFLPPLLYEAAWGVSFKEMKKWWRIIGSFAFLVVFFTAFLVAIISNQIIPGFSLALGFVLGGIVSPPDAVSTGAITKFVKIPKSTTAILEGESLLNDASSLIIFRFALVAVGTGQFIWQEAGTQFLWMLFGGVGIGLLVAQIFIWIHKHLRTEAASDIALSLISPYFMYWLAEQAHCSGVLAVVAGGLYMSSQRLKYLAASSRIKGASVWESFVFLLNGMVFLLIGLDLPEIVAGIRAHGTPLGTAIGYGIIITIVLIAARMISAFAAMLATLIFRPQIAHQQQFSTRRWYTPLLMGWTGMRGVVSLAAALAIPLTLPNGEAFPHRNLILFITFVAILLTLVIQGLTLPYLIAKTQPFKGYKNEEEMEEENRRNMKLGLKSHVYNFVKDRYENQHQGDAAMERILKYWEDQSKVQEHSWMNGVSKQTLLEIFAEQRIYLTNLNKDEKYDEELIRQQIYQIDLEEERIILVFKSHLP, encoded by the coding sequence ATGCATACCCTACTACCCTTTATCCTGGTATTAATACTTCTGATCGTATTTTTAACCATTTTCGCCAATCAGCTTAAAATAGCCTATCCTATTCTTTTGGTTTTGGCAGGTTTGGCCATTAGTTTTGTTCCGGGTCTGCCCCTCTTAAAGATAGACCCCGACCTTATCTTCTTTGTCTTTCTACCACCGCTCCTCTATGAAGCCGCTTGGGGTGTCTCATTCAAGGAAATGAAAAAATGGTGGCGGATAATTGGAAGCTTTGCTTTTTTGGTGGTATTCTTCACCGCATTTCTAGTCGCCATCATATCCAATCAGATCATCCCAGGCTTCAGTTTGGCGTTAGGCTTTGTCCTAGGGGGAATTGTCTCCCCTCCAGATGCCGTCAGCACCGGGGCAATCACCAAATTCGTGAAGATCCCCAAATCAACAACTGCCATTCTAGAAGGCGAAAGCCTTTTGAACGACGCATCTTCCTTAATTATCTTCCGTTTTGCTCTGGTAGCAGTAGGAACGGGACAATTTATTTGGCAAGAGGCAGGAACGCAATTCCTATGGATGCTGTTTGGGGGAGTTGGCATTGGCCTTTTGGTGGCTCAAATCTTTATTTGGATACATAAACACCTGCGCACCGAAGCAGCATCTGATATTGCCCTGAGCTTGATCAGCCCCTACTTCATGTATTGGTTGGCAGAGCAGGCGCATTGTTCAGGAGTGCTCGCGGTTGTCGCAGGTGGTCTGTACATGTCCTCACAAAGGCTTAAGTACTTGGCAGCAAGCAGTCGGATCAAGGGGGCCTCCGTTTGGGAGAGCTTTGTATTTCTATTGAATGGAATGGTCTTTTTATTAATTGGACTGGACCTCCCCGAAATAGTGGCTGGAATCCGGGCTCATGGAACCCCGTTGGGAACGGCTATTGGCTACGGCATCATCATCACCATCGTATTAATTGCAGCTCGAATGATTTCGGCCTTTGCTGCCATGTTAGCAACCCTCATTTTTAGGCCCCAGATTGCGCATCAACAACAGTTTAGTACCCGAAGATGGTATACTCCGCTATTGATGGGCTGGACAGGTATGCGCGGCGTGGTCTCCCTGGCTGCGGCTTTGGCCATCCCTTTAACCCTTCCAAACGGCGAAGCATTCCCACACCGGAACCTTATTTTGTTTATCACCTTTGTCGCCATCCTATTGACCTTGGTCATACAAGGACTCACCTTACCTTATTTGATTGCTAAAACCCAGCCCTTCAAAGGCTATAAAAATGAAGAAGAAATGGAAGAGGAAAATAGACGGAACATGAAGCTCGGACTAAAATCCCATGTCTACAATTTCGTCAAGGATAGATATGAAAACCAACATCAAGGCGATGCAGCCATGGAAAGGATCTTGAAGTATTGGGAAGATCAATCCAAAGTTCAAGAACACAGTTGGATGAATGGAGTAAGCAAGCAGACCTTACTGGAAATCTTCGCTGAACAAAGGATATATTTGACCAACTTAAACAAAGATGAAAAGTATGATGAGGAATTGATACGTCAGCAGATCTATCAAATTGACCTAGAAGAAGAAAGAATCATCTTGGTTTTCAAAAGCCATTTGCCATAA
- a CDS encoding phosphatase PAP2 family protein, giving the protein MSIKFRVTLITLAYVLSSMVRVSAQTQDSTSQINQVKIDIQDQDINNYKLDYRHLIAPTVFIGFGIASLSNESLKELNNSTRYEIFEHQPDHIQLDNYTQYAPALLVYGLNAAGIKGKHNLRDRTIIYLTSQMLNAAMVLPLKHLIHEERPDGSNNLSFPSGHTSTAFSSAQFMFREYKDSNIWLGISGYSFALFTGVYRTINNRHWVGDVVAGAGFGIISTELAYWSYPLINKLLTKKDIQNASMIMPFYQNKTFGLSFCRVF; this is encoded by the coding sequence ATGTCTATAAAATTTAGAGTCACACTAATTACTTTGGCCTACGTGCTATCCAGTATGGTTAGGGTTTCAGCTCAGACCCAAGATAGCACTAGCCAAATTAATCAAGTTAAAATTGACATTCAAGACCAGGACATAAATAACTATAAATTGGATTACAGGCACCTCATTGCACCTACAGTGTTCATAGGTTTTGGGATTGCTAGCCTGAGTAATGAATCCTTGAAAGAACTCAATAACTCCACCCGATATGAAATATTTGAACATCAACCTGATCACATACAGCTAGATAATTATACCCAATATGCCCCAGCTTTGTTAGTATACGGTCTGAATGCGGCCGGAATTAAAGGAAAACACAATTTACGCGATAGAACAATAATCTACCTCACATCCCAAATGCTCAATGCGGCAATGGTTTTGCCTTTAAAGCACCTGATCCATGAAGAAAGACCTGATGGCTCCAACAACCTTTCTTTTCCTTCTGGCCACACATCTACGGCATTTTCTTCTGCACAATTTATGTTCAGGGAATATAAGGACAGTAATATCTGGCTTGGAATCTCTGGCTATTCTTTTGCGCTTTTCACTGGAGTTTACCGAACCATCAATAATCGTCATTGGGTCGGTGATGTAGTAGCCGGCGCAGGATTTGGAATTATATCCACAGAACTTGCATATTGGTCTTATCCTTTAATAAACAAACTATTAACTAAAAAGGACATTCAAAATGCTTCCATGATAATGCCATTTTACCAAAACAAAACGTTTGGCTTAAGTTTTTGTAGAGTATTTTAA
- a CDS encoding sensor histidine kinase KdpD — MKNLLQKSLKQLSIFAFIVFVLSIPSYFLLVDWIWIKELDENNKLIAQRIENEFNAQNISRENIQQNIKFWNEIQPVSKIKANQAPLKSDSLYTIRRQNIYFDTESIDRFRGLMTNIKINGQNYVLVVETNVEETEETVVYIAIATLVFFLILIIGFWILNRRLSRTVWLPFQDTLQKLKSFKLNSNNTLEFQDTDIKEFAELNETLDKLLKHNINTFNQQKEFTENASHELQTPLAILKNKLDILLQSEDLTEKQYHIAEEMNQALTRSSRINKNLLLLAKIENNQFDSSEKINISNIVNESLENLKEHFEELQITLTKDVTPRVHQLGNSSLVEILIHNLLINALRHSEPNGRIGIILTGESFQISNSGQKELEAKFLFTRFAKNSKSIHGSGLGLAIAKEICKNQGWEIKYQFSQQKHQFTVHFMPETSIQKI; from the coding sequence ATGAAAAACTTATTGCAAAAATCCTTGAAGCAACTAAGCATATTTGCTTTTATTGTCTTTGTATTGAGTATACCCTCCTATTTTTTATTAGTTGACTGGATATGGATTAAAGAGCTTGATGAAAACAACAAATTGATTGCTCAAAGAATTGAAAATGAATTCAACGCTCAAAACATTAGTAGGGAAAACATCCAACAAAACATCAAATTCTGGAATGAAATACAACCTGTCAGCAAAATCAAGGCTAACCAAGCCCCTTTAAAAAGCGATAGTCTTTACACAATCCGCAGACAGAACATTTACTTTGACACTGAATCCATTGATCGTTTCAGAGGCTTGATGACAAACATTAAAATTAATGGGCAAAATTATGTTTTAGTTGTTGAAACCAATGTGGAGGAAACAGAGGAAACAGTTGTATATATCGCTATTGCGACTTTAGTTTTCTTCTTGATTCTTATCATTGGCTTCTGGATATTGAACCGAAGACTTTCCAGAACCGTTTGGCTGCCTTTTCAAGACACTTTACAAAAGTTAAAATCCTTTAAACTAAATTCAAATAATACCTTAGAATTTCAGGATACTGATATCAAGGAATTTGCAGAATTAAACGAAACCCTAGACAAATTATTAAAACATAACATCAATACTTTCAATCAGCAAAAGGAATTTACCGAAAATGCTTCGCATGAACTGCAAACGCCACTCGCAATCCTTAAAAATAAGTTGGACATCCTATTACAAAGTGAGGATTTGACGGAAAAGCAATATCACATTGCCGAAGAAATGAACCAGGCATTAACTCGTAGCTCTAGAATCAATAAGAACCTCCTATTGCTAGCCAAAATTGAAAACAATCAATTCGACAGCTCCGAGAAAATCAATATCAGCAATATAGTTAATGAAAGCCTAGAAAATCTAAAAGAACATTTTGAAGAGCTTCAGATTACCTTAACAAAGGATGTCACCCCTCGTGTTCACCAGCTTGGAAACAGCAGTCTTGTTGAAATTCTTATTCACAATCTTTTGATTAATGCCTTGAGACATAGCGAACCAAATGGAAGAATAGGAATCATACTGACAGGTGAAAGCTTTCAAATTTCTAATTCTGGTCAAAAGGAACTCGAAGCTAAATTCCTGTTCACACGTTTCGCCAAGAATTCAAAAAGTATACACGGAAGTGGCCTAGGGTTAGCAATCGCAAAAGAGATTTGTAAAAATCAAGGATGGGAAATCAAATACCAATTCTCTCAGCAAAAACATCAATTTACAGTTCATTTTATGCCGGAAACTTCAATTCAAAAGATATAA
- a CDS encoding SusC/RagA family TonB-linked outer membrane protein, with amino-acid sequence MKQRLLSVILLCLLFVGVANAQLRQVSGKVTSALDGTSLSGVSIRVDGTNTATQSDGDGNYTIDVSRGNATLVFSYIGYATQRVAVGTQSTVNVQLTSSDNELEEVIVTALGVKREKRELGYSAEQVDSKTVNKASAVNIANGLQGKVSGLNVTTYNSGVFEDVRINLRGIRSLTGNNNPLLVLNGVQMDIKYLSSLNPNDVENVSVLKGAAAAAIYGPDARNGVILVNTKSGSEKTDINVSHSTQWQNISFFPKLQKQFGQGYDGIIDPVENWSWGPAYDGQIVDIGPQLPDGSQQTTPYVGTDEREKFYDTGVTNQTNVSINAKDFFLSLENSDIKGIVPGDKNRRNGIRLNAKREFGMFRAGANFNYSQQNYNTFNQSGPENYFTAQGTGGNDGLFSQLINTAAHIPLTSYKDYKNNKFATYENWFTNYGLNPYFTLDNWRTSGKKQDLITNIDLGLKPFDWLDFTYRASLTSRGIAERDLTVGNKSTPFGESRGKTPIPSSLEEYSYNQTILTSEFFANVTKQINDDFKFNGILGTFVRQNEYRATTVGAGNLVIPELYNISIRTGNLTGNSDGYKTRLFSTYGSAGFNYKNWANLEFTGRWDKTSTLAPGNNSYFYPGVNAAVVVSDALDITSDFFNYLKVRGAWTNTANSDISPYFLEATFSQANGFPFGVVSGLTANNESYNYNLKPERINTTEAGFEAGFWNNRLTLEATYFFSKNTDQIIRVSTSEASGYSRTNTNAASFNSKGVDFDFNLSPLIKFNDGGISFRGNFLWNDSEVTSIYEAQGLNQKELAVGGYIAAGNYAIVGEPAFVMRGTDYERDDQGRIIVSEADGRPFQSSTNVNFGRTLPKWIIGLNPSVNYKNFNLSALFEYKGGHVTSFFGLGSAMAWTGVSEATAYNNREPFILPNSVIEDPNNPGSYIPNTTAKIGENEPIYNYYTGEFGNTASNFIVSANHWRFRELALSYDIPEAWLSARQKTLKGLSIALVGRNLALWLPKENKFMDPDFDSMASDYPNAYGNVNDTSNPPVRNFGFTINARF; translated from the coding sequence ATGAAACAAAGATTACTCAGCGTTATTCTGCTGTGCTTGCTATTCGTAGGAGTAGCAAATGCACAACTAAGGCAGGTAAGCGGTAAAGTGACTTCGGCCTTGGATGGCACCTCCTTAAGCGGGGTATCAATCCGTGTTGATGGAACGAATACTGCAACCCAGTCTGATGGTGATGGTAACTACACCATCGATGTATCTAGAGGAAATGCAACTCTTGTATTTTCTTATATTGGATATGCAACACAAAGAGTAGCAGTAGGTACCCAATCTACTGTAAATGTGCAATTAACCTCCTCTGACAACGAGCTTGAAGAAGTTATCGTAACGGCATTAGGGGTTAAAAGAGAAAAAAGAGAATTAGGCTATTCTGCTGAACAAGTAGATAGCAAAACCGTTAACAAAGCCAGTGCTGTAAACATCGCCAATGGTTTACAAGGTAAAGTTTCAGGATTGAATGTAACGACCTACAATTCTGGCGTTTTTGAAGATGTCCGCATCAATTTGCGCGGTATCAGATCATTGACAGGTAACAACAACCCATTATTGGTATTGAATGGTGTACAGATGGATATCAAATATCTTTCTTCCCTAAATCCAAATGATGTTGAAAATGTATCTGTGTTAAAAGGCGCTGCTGCTGCAGCAATCTATGGTCCTGATGCACGTAACGGCGTGATTTTGGTTAATACCAAGAGCGGATCTGAAAAAACTGACATTAATGTAAGCCACTCTACCCAATGGCAAAACATCTCCTTCTTTCCAAAATTGCAAAAACAATTTGGACAGGGTTACGATGGCATCATCGACCCAGTTGAGAACTGGTCATGGGGACCGGCTTACGATGGTCAAATAGTTGATATCGGCCCGCAATTACCTGATGGTAGCCAACAGACTACTCCTTATGTCGGTACAGATGAGCGCGAAAAATTCTATGACACTGGTGTCACTAATCAAACCAACGTATCTATAAACGCAAAAGACTTTTTCTTAAGTTTAGAAAACTCTGACATCAAAGGTATAGTACCTGGTGATAAAAACAGAAGAAATGGTATTCGCTTAAACGCAAAACGTGAATTTGGTATGTTCAGAGCAGGTGCTAACTTCAACTACTCGCAACAGAACTACAACACATTTAACCAATCGGGTCCAGAAAACTATTTCACAGCCCAAGGTACAGGTGGTAATGACGGTCTATTCAGCCAATTGATCAATACAGCTGCGCATATCCCCCTTACCAGCTATAAAGATTACAAAAACAATAAATTCGCGACTTACGAGAACTGGTTCACTAACTACGGCTTGAACCCATACTTTACCTTAGACAACTGGCGTACTTCTGGCAAAAAGCAGGATTTGATTACTAATATCGACCTTGGCTTAAAACCATTCGATTGGTTAGACTTCACCTACCGTGCAAGTTTAACGTCTAGAGGAATTGCAGAACGCGATCTTACCGTAGGTAATAAATCTACACCTTTCGGTGAATCTCGTGGCAAGACACCTATTCCTTCTTCATTAGAAGAATATAGCTATAACCAAACAATTTTAACCTCTGAATTCTTTGCTAATGTCACTAAACAAATCAATGATGATTTCAAATTCAACGGTATCTTAGGAACCTTTGTAAGACAGAATGAATACAGAGCGACAACTGTAGGTGCAGGCAACCTTGTAATACCAGAACTATATAACATCAGCATAAGGACCGGAAACTTAACCGGTAACTCCGACGGTTATAAAACAAGATTGTTTTCTACCTACGGAAGTGCTGGTTTTAATTACAAAAATTGGGCTAATTTAGAATTCACAGGCCGTTGGGACAAAACTTCAACTTTAGCTCCAGGAAACAATTCATACTTTTACCCTGGAGTAAATGCTGCAGTAGTGGTTTCAGATGCTCTTGACATCACTTCTGATTTCTTTAATTATTTGAAAGTTAGAGGTGCTTGGACCAATACCGCCAATTCAGACATTAGCCCTTACTTTCTTGAAGCAACATTCTCTCAAGCCAATGGATTCCCATTTGGTGTAGTTTCTGGTTTGACTGCCAACAATGAATCTTACAATTACAACCTTAAACCAGAACGTATCAATACCACTGAAGCTGGTTTTGAAGCAGGTTTCTGGAACAACAGATTAACGTTAGAAGCTACTTACTTCTTCTCGAAAAATACTGACCAAATTATCAGGGTGAGTACTTCAGAAGCTTCTGGTTATTCAAGAACAAATACCAATGCCGCTTCATTCAACAGCAAAGGTGTTGATTTTGACTTCAACTTATCTCCATTAATTAAATTTAATGATGGTGGTATCAGCTTCAGAGGAAATTTCCTATGGAACGATTCAGAAGTAACAAGCATCTACGAGGCTCAAGGATTGAACCAAAAAGAACTTGCTGTTGGTGGATATATTGCTGCAGGAAACTATGCAATCGTGGGTGAACCAGCATTTGTTATGCGCGGCACCGACTACGAGAGAGATGACCAAGGCCGCATCATTGTTAGTGAAGCTGATGGTCGCCCTTTCCAATCATCAACCAATGTAAACTTTGGAAGAACCCTTCCTAAATGGATAATCGGATTGAACCCATCTGTAAACTACAAAAACTTCAACCTTTCAGCGTTATTTGAATATAAAGGTGGCCACGTAACTTCATTCTTCGGATTAGGTTCTGCAATGGCATGGACCGGTGTATCTGAAGCTACAGCTTACAACAACCGCGAGCCCTTTATCCTTCCTAACTCTGTGATTGAAGATCCAAACAACCCAGGTTCATACATACCTAACACCACTGCAAAAATTGGTGAAAACGAACCTATTTACAACTACTATACAGGAGAATTCGGAAATACTGCATCTAATTTTATTGTAAGTGCAAACCATTGGAGATTTAGGGAACTGGCATTATCGTATGATATCCCTGAAGCATGGCTTTCAGCAAGACAGAAAACCCTGAAAGGTCTTTCTATCGCACTTGTCGGAAGAAATTTAGCTTTATGGCTTCCTAAAGAAAACAAATTCATGGACCCTGATTTTGACAGCATGGCTTCTGATTATCCGAACGCTTATGGTAATGTCAATGACACTTCAAACCCACCTGTTAGAAATTTTGGATTTACAATAAATGCTAGGTTCTAA